The following coding sequences lie in one Notolabrus celidotus isolate fNotCel1 chromosome 6, fNotCel1.pri, whole genome shotgun sequence genomic window:
- the LOC117814426 gene encoding tripartite motif-containing protein 16-like has product MAQKGVQLDREPFSCSICLDLLKDPVTVPCGHSYCMDCIKAHWDKEDEKESHSCPQCRHTFTPRPALQKNTTLETVLQERKKTGLQAAPDDPSYAGPEDVACDVCTGRKLKALKSCLQCLASYCQKHLHPHFEAAPLKKHKLVEPSKKLQENVCSRHDEVMKMFCRTDQQSICYICSVDDHKGHDTVSAAAERSEKQRELEESRLNIQQRIQDREKDVEQLQQEVEAINGSADKAVEHSEEMFTQLIRLMEERRSDVRQQVRSQQETEVSRVRELQEKLEQEITELQRRDAELQKLAHTEDHNQFLHDYPSLSGLSGPADLSSIKTRPLRYFEGVTTAVSEVREQLQELLREKWTSVSQAVAEVDALLSEPPEPKTRTDFLRYSRRVTLDPNTANKWLLLSDGNRRATVKLQHQSYPNHPDRFTWWFQVLSRESLSGRCYWEGEWSGGGVCVAVAYKNISREGGSDDCLFGFNDKSWRLDCIDNSYNFMYNKVKTPISGPLSSRVGVYLDHRAGILSFYSVSETMTLLHRVQTTFTQPLYAGLTLYKLKDTAEFCEVQ; this is encoded by the coding sequence ATGGCGCAGAAAGGAGTTCAGCTGGACCGGGAACCCTTCTCTTGTTCCATCTGTTTGGATCTGCTGAAGGATCCGGTGACTGttccctgtggacacagctacTGCATGGACTGCATCAAAGCCCACTGGGACAAAGAGGATGAGAAggagagccacagctgccctcaGTGTAGGCACACCTTCACCCCGAGGCCTGCCCTGCAGAAGAACACCACGCTGGAGACAGTACTGCAGGAACGGAAGAAAACCGGACTCCAAGCTGCTCCTGATGATCCCTCTTATGCTGGACCTGAAGATGTGGCCTGTGACGTCTGCACTGGGAGAAAACTCAAAGCCCTCAAGTCCTGTCTGCAGTGTCTGGCTTCTTACTGCCAGAAACACCTTCATCCTCATTTTGAAGCAGCTCCATTGaagaaacacaagctggtgGAGCCCTCCAAGAAGCTTCAGGAGAATGTCTGCTCTCGTCAtgatgaggtgatgaagatgttctgCCGTACTGATCAGCAGTCTATCTGTTATATCTGCTCTGTGGATGATCACAAAGGCCACGACAcggtctcagctgcagcagaaaggagtgagaagcagagagagctggaagagagtcgactaaacatccagcagagaatccaggacagagagaaagatgtggagcagcttcaacaggaggtggaggctaTCAATGGCTCCGCTGATAAAGCAGTGGAGCACAGTGAGGAGATGTTCACCCAGTTGATCCGTCTCATGGAGGAACGACGCTCTGACGTGAGGCAGCAGGTCAGATcccagcaggaaactgaagtgagtcgagtcagagagcttcaggagaagctggagcaggagatcactgagctgcagaggagagacgctgagctgcagaagctggcacacacagaggaccacaACCAGTTTCTACACGACTACCCCTCACTGTCAGGACTCAGTGGACCTGCGGACTTATCCAGCATCAAGACCCGTCCTCTGAGGTACTTTGAGGGTGTGACAACAGCTGTGTCAGAAGTCAGAGAACAACTACAGGAGCTTCTGAGAGAGAAGTGGACCAGCGTCTCACAGGCAGTGGCTGAAGTGGATGCTTTACTGTCAGAACCACCAGAGCCCAAGACCAGAACTGACTTCTTAAGATATTCTCGTAGAGTCAcactggatccaaacacagcaaacaaatGGCTTTTATTATCTGATGGGAACAGAAGAGCAACAGTGAAACTACAACATCAGTCTTATCCTAATCACCCAGACAGATTCACTTGGTGGTTTCAGGTCTTGAGTAGAGAGAGTCTGAGTGGACGTTGTTACTGGGAGGGGGAGTGGAGTGGGGGCGGAGTTTGTGTAGCAGTCGCATACAAGAATATCAGCAGAGAAGGGGGCTCAGATGATTGTTTATTTGGATTCAATGATAAATCTTGGAGGTTAGATTGTATCGACAACAGTTATAATTTTATGTACAACAAAGTGAAGACTCCTATCTCAGGACCTCTATCCTCCAGAGTAGGAgtgtacctggatcacagagcaggtattctgtccttctacagcgtctctgaaaccatgactctcctgcacagagtccagaccacattcactcagccGCTCTATGCTGGACTAACGCTTTACAAACTTAAAGACACTGCTGAGTTCTGTGAAGtccaataa